In a genomic window of Hymenobacter chitinivorans DSM 11115:
- a CDS encoding cold-shock protein codes for MSTGIIKFFNEAKGFGFITPDGGGEDIFVHATGLKQPVRDADRVEFEVQQGKKGLNAVSVRLVD; via the coding sequence ATGAGTACCGGTATTATCAAATTTTTCAATGAAGCCAAGGGCTTTGGCTTCATCACGCCGGACGGCGGTGGTGAGGACATCTTCGTACACGCCACGGGTCTGAAGCAGCCCGTTCGTGACGCTGACCGTGTAGAATTCGAAGTTCAGCAGGGCAAAAAAGGCCTCAACGCCGTTAGCGTGCGTCTGGTCGACTAG
- a CDS encoding gliding motility lipoprotein GldH produces MRHGLNLVAGLALLVGLAACDANQVYEKNQELDKAVWTVQEKPTFEFDIQDTTQRYDIYFNIRNESMYGYYNLYVKHTLLDPSGKRMSQLLHQMLLMDPQTGEPRGQGSGDIFDHQFLALRQQKFAQPGTYRVVLEQYMRQDQLPGIMAVGVRVAKAAE; encoded by the coding sequence ATGCGGCACGGACTCAACCTAGTGGCGGGCCTGGCCTTGTTGGTCGGGCTGGCCGCCTGCGACGCGAATCAGGTGTACGAAAAGAACCAGGAGCTCGACAAAGCCGTGTGGACGGTGCAGGAAAAGCCCACGTTCGAGTTCGACATCCAGGACACCACTCAGCGCTACGATATCTACTTCAACATTCGTAACGAGTCGATGTACGGGTATTACAACCTGTACGTGAAGCACACGCTGCTGGACCCCAGCGGCAAGCGGATGTCGCAGCTGCTGCACCAGATGCTGCTGATGGACCCCCAAACCGGCGAACCGCGCGGGCAGGGCTCCGGTGACATCTTCGACCACCAGTTTCTGGCTTTGCGGCAGCAGAAGTTTGCCCAGCCGGGCACCTACCGCGTGGTACTGGAGCAGTACATGCGCCAGGATCAGCTGCCCGGCATTATGGCCGTAGGCGTGCGGGTAGCCAAAGCAGCCGAGTAG
- a CDS encoding SDR family oxidoreductase — protein sequence MPNTILVTGATGNVGAELIKALANRGLTVRAGVHSLIKGDRLKHLNPEVQLVEIDYSKPETLHVALTGVERLCLITPFTEDQVELAKRTIDAAKQAGVQYVVRLSAAGADAEPGIQLGRWHREIERYLEQSGLVYTILRPGSFMQNFSNYNADSICQEGKIYMPLGEGKVSYIDVRDIAATAAHLLSTDPALHQGQAYELTGPQALSTAEVAAAIGEATGRPVQYVDVPEEAARQSMAQAPAWMRDAMLELYGLSKAGYTAGTTNAVEEITGCPPRTFAQFAHDNSARFKPAS from the coding sequence ATGCCTAACACTATTCTGGTTACCGGCGCCACGGGCAACGTGGGCGCGGAGCTCATCAAAGCCCTGGCCAACCGCGGCCTGACCGTGCGCGCCGGGGTTCACTCCCTGATTAAGGGCGACCGGCTCAAGCACCTCAACCCCGAGGTGCAGCTGGTCGAAATCGACTACAGCAAGCCCGAAACCCTGCACGTGGCCCTAACCGGCGTGGAGCGTCTGTGCCTGATTACGCCCTTCACCGAAGACCAGGTAGAGCTAGCCAAGCGCACCATCGACGCGGCTAAGCAGGCCGGAGTGCAGTACGTTGTCCGGCTTTCGGCAGCCGGCGCCGATGCCGAGCCGGGCATTCAGCTGGGCCGCTGGCACCGCGAAATAGAGCGGTACCTGGAGCAGAGCGGCCTGGTATACACCATTCTGCGACCGGGCAGCTTCATGCAGAATTTCAGCAACTACAACGCGGATTCCATTTGCCAGGAAGGTAAAATCTACATGCCTCTCGGGGAAGGTAAAGTAAGCTACATCGACGTGCGCGACATTGCTGCCACGGCCGCCCACCTCCTCAGCACCGACCCTGCCCTCCACCAGGGCCAGGCCTACGAGCTAACCGGCCCGCAGGCCCTGAGCACCGCCGAAGTAGCCGCTGCCATCGGGGAAGCTACCGGCCGGCCCGTGCAGTACGTGGACGTGCCCGAGGAAGCCGCCCGCCAAAGCATGGCGCAGGCCCCGGCCTGGATGCGCGACGCCATGCTGGAACTCTACGGCCTGTCGAAGGCGGGCTACACGGCCGGCACTACCAACGCGGTAGAGGAAATTACCGGCTGCCCGCCCCGCACTTTTGCCCAGTTTGCCCACGACAACAGCGCCCGGTTCAAGCCCGCTTCGTAA
- a CDS encoding M57 family metalloprotease yields MKITKVLSAVAICACSVAALSSCSKESEQVTAKNEISADAISKIQQLGFTTKDAQKVEGGYLVEGDIMLSDDALNAKPDYKMMRVGEDEQYRTNNLVTGLPRTITIAVSSTLPSAYVTAADEAIRRYNALALRITMRRVTSGANITLTKAPSGAGYLASAGFPSGGNPYSQVLVNSTSLGTSYATTTIASVLAHEIGHCIGFRHTDYMSRQYSCGGSAVNEGASTVGAILIPGTPSGVDPNSWMLACIGSGQNRPFNTNDKTALNYLY; encoded by the coding sequence ATGAAAATTACCAAAGTACTTTCCGCAGTAGCCATTTGCGCTTGCTCGGTCGCCGCCTTGTCGTCGTGCTCAAAAGAGTCGGAGCAGGTAACTGCTAAAAACGAAATTTCGGCCGATGCCATCAGCAAAATCCAGCAGCTGGGCTTCACCACCAAGGACGCTCAAAAAGTTGAAGGCGGCTACCTCGTGGAAGGTGACATTATGCTGAGCGACGACGCTCTGAATGCCAAGCCTGACTACAAAATGATGCGCGTAGGCGAAGACGAGCAGTACCGCACCAACAACCTGGTAACCGGCCTGCCCCGCACCATCACGATAGCCGTATCGAGCACGCTGCCTTCGGCTTACGTAACGGCTGCTGACGAGGCTATCCGCCGCTACAACGCCCTGGCCCTGCGCATCACGATGCGTCGCGTAACCTCGGGTGCCAACATTACCCTGACTAAGGCTCCTTCGGGCGCTGGCTACTTGGCTTCGGCTGGCTTCCCCTCGGGCGGTAACCCCTACAGCCAAGTTCTAGTGAACTCGACCTCGCTGGGTACGAGCTACGCTACGACGACCATTGCTTCGGTACTGGCCCACGAAATCGGTCACTGCATCGGCTTCCGCCACACCGACTACATGAGCCGTCAGTATAGCTGCGGTGGCTCGGCCGTAAACGAAGGTGCCAGCACCGTGGGCGCCATCCTGATTCCCGGCACTCCTTCGGGCGTAGATCCTAACTCGTGGATGCTGGCTTGCATCGGCTCGGGTCAGAACCGTCCGTTCAACACGAACGACAAAACGGCTTTGAACTACCTGTACTAG
- the ricT gene encoding PSP1 domain-containing protein, with translation MACTSCSSGSCSTSSAKGCGSKGSCSSGGCTRLNVFDWLQDVDLPVDFKEFDIVEIRFKGGRKEFFRNTNRLPLVTGDAVVIEAAGNGWHLGHVSLKGELVRLQMRKKKVPTDSKEIRGILRVATPQDVERWEAVRDLETGTMFRARSVVEELRLKMKLSDVEYQADRTRATFFYSADDRVDFRDLIKRLADEFRVRVEMRQISLRHEAGRLGGIGSCGRELCCSTWLTDFKSVSTTAARYQNLSLNPAKLSGQCGRLKCCLNYELDTYLDALKDIPQVSRPLQTEKGEAFLQKTDIFKRRMWFAFRGDNNWVMLPTERVREIQDLNKRGEKPENLLAPVLEAEKEPEVSAHVEGNLDRLDDKIKGSKRPKRKKKKDGGASAAPASTSPPAAPRAGVRLDGAAKAPAPMPADSTGDASGETRRPRGAAARPLNRRNNRGGRGEGSRPAEGGTKPEGREGREPREGRAPRPEGQGEARPPRGEGRPPRNSSSTPADGTPRPPREENSERSGRSGRSSRRGPRPPRPGGGSDGAGSGSAPASAS, from the coding sequence GTGGCTTGCACTTCTTGTTCCTCCGGGAGCTGCTCTACGTCGTCTGCCAAGGGCTGCGGCTCCAAAGGCAGCTGCAGCTCTGGTGGCTGCACGCGCCTAAACGTCTTCGACTGGCTGCAGGACGTGGACCTACCCGTTGACTTCAAAGAGTTTGATATAGTTGAAATCCGCTTCAAAGGCGGCCGCAAAGAGTTTTTCCGTAACACCAACCGCCTGCCTCTGGTCACTGGCGACGCCGTCGTGATTGAGGCGGCCGGCAATGGCTGGCATCTGGGGCACGTTTCGCTCAAGGGCGAGCTGGTGCGCCTGCAAATGCGCAAGAAAAAGGTGCCAACCGATTCCAAGGAAATCCGGGGCATTCTGCGCGTGGCCACGCCCCAGGACGTCGAACGCTGGGAAGCCGTGCGCGACCTGGAAACCGGCACCATGTTCCGGGCCCGTTCGGTGGTGGAAGAGCTGCGCTTGAAGATGAAGCTCTCCGACGTGGAGTACCAGGCCGACCGGACCCGCGCCACGTTCTTTTATTCGGCCGACGACCGGGTTGACTTCCGGGACCTGATTAAGCGCCTGGCCGACGAGTTTCGGGTACGGGTCGAAATGCGGCAGATTTCCTTGCGCCACGAAGCCGGCCGCCTCGGTGGTATCGGCTCCTGCGGGCGGGAGCTGTGCTGCTCCACCTGGCTTACCGACTTTAAGAGCGTCAGCACCACCGCGGCCCGCTACCAGAACCTGAGTTTGAACCCGGCCAAGCTGTCGGGGCAGTGCGGCCGCCTCAAGTGCTGCCTCAACTATGAGCTCGATACCTACCTAGATGCCCTGAAGGACATTCCGCAGGTGTCGCGCCCCCTGCAAACCGAGAAAGGGGAGGCCTTTCTGCAGAAAACCGACATCTTCAAGCGCCGCATGTGGTTTGCCTTCCGCGGCGACAATAATTGGGTGATGCTGCCTACCGAGCGGGTGCGCGAAATTCAGGACCTGAACAAGCGGGGCGAAAAGCCGGAAAACCTACTGGCGCCCGTACTGGAAGCCGAAAAGGAGCCGGAAGTATCGGCCCACGTGGAAGGCAACCTTGACCGCCTCGACGATAAAATCAAGGGCAGCAAGCGGCCTAAGCGCAAAAAGAAGAAGGACGGCGGCGCTTCGGCAGCGCCGGCTTCGACCTCCCCGCCAGCCGCGCCCCGCGCCGGCGTCCGCCTGGATGGGGCTGCCAAAGCCCCCGCGCCCATGCCCGCCGACTCGACGGGGGATGCTTCCGGCGAAACCCGGCGCCCCCGTGGCGCCGCGGCCCGGCCGCTGAACCGGCGCAACAACCGCGGTGGCCGTGGCGAAGGGAGCCGCCCGGCGGAAGGCGGCACCAAACCCGAAGGTCGGGAAGGTCGGGAGCCCCGCGAAGGTCGGGCTCCGCGGCCTGAAGGCCAAGGGGAAGCCCGGCCCCCGCGGGGGGAAGGTAGGCCGCCCCGCAACTCCAGCAGCACTCCCGCCGATGGTACGCCACGGCCCCCGCGCGAGGAAAACTCCGAGCGTAGTGGACGCAGCGGCCGTTCGTCGCGCCGCGGACCCCGCCCGCCCCGCCCCGGCGGCGGCTCTGACGGGGCAGGTTCTGGTTCGGCTCCCGCTAGTGCTTCGTAG
- a CDS encoding phosphatase PAP2 family protein produces MVFRYVLLLACSLLSLRASAQSPTYLLTPDTSVMAPAPGPAPLLLRPAAPASPLRRLIQPAALRVVVPLSLIGVAALSSQDNALRRAKMELQEETREAFPTFDTRLDDYTRHVPVAAAYALQLAGVKGERGVVPFTLIYLLAHQLNMGVTSNLKNMCREQRPDIPTDFSSFPSSHTSEAFMTATLLHEQYGKTSPWISLGGYAVATATGTMRVLHNRHWVTDVVAGAGIGFLSAEAVWRLYPALTRLLPAKLAQKCLLIPTYAPGGGAGLALTIRR; encoded by the coding sequence ATGGTTTTTCGTTACGTTCTGTTGCTGGCCTGCAGCCTGCTCAGCCTCCGCGCCTCGGCCCAGTCGCCCACCTACCTGCTCACCCCTGATACCAGCGTTATGGCCCCGGCGCCGGGCCCGGCGCCGCTGCTGCTCCGGCCCGCCGCGCCGGCCTCGCCCTTGCGCCGCCTGATTCAGCCGGCTGCCCTGCGCGTGGTAGTGCCTTTGTCGCTGATTGGGGTGGCGGCGCTGAGCAGTCAGGACAACGCGCTGCGGCGGGCTAAAATGGAACTTCAGGAAGAAACCCGGGAGGCCTTTCCCACCTTTGATACCCGCCTCGACGACTACACCCGCCACGTGCCGGTAGCGGCGGCCTACGCCCTGCAGCTGGCCGGCGTGAAAGGGGAGCGGGGCGTGGTGCCGTTTACCCTGATTTACCTGCTGGCCCACCAGCTCAATATGGGCGTGACCAGCAACCTGAAGAATATGTGCCGGGAACAGCGCCCCGACATCCCGACCGACTTCAGCTCGTTTCCGTCGTCGCACACCAGTGAGGCCTTTATGACGGCCACGCTGCTGCACGAGCAGTACGGCAAAACCAGCCCCTGGATCAGCTTGGGCGGCTACGCAGTGGCCACGGCCACGGGCACCATGCGGGTGCTGCACAACCGCCACTGGGTAACCGACGTGGTAGCCGGGGCCGGCATCGGGTTTTTGTCGGCCGAAGCGGTGTGGCGCCTCTACCCGGCCCTGACGCGGCTGCTGCCGGCCAAACTGGCCCAGAAATGCCTGCTGATTCCGACCTACGCCCCGGGTGGGGGCGCCGGCCTGGCCCTGACTATTCGGCGCTAA
- a CDS encoding S8 family serine peptidase: MPHATKLFSRLSCFLIFGTIALLGTFSGVRAQQNRPAELKMAPALRRATPSRGQTVRVSVRQKEAFLAWARQALPANSVQAVPQGNGIVLQVENLTQAQLQQLSVSPYVNFVDVPNRRAHDERQLNQSDMSVNRITTVHTRFPQFTGLGLTISIKEDSFDPSDIDFKGRVVPSNLFKTAFSPHATAIATLIGGAGNSAPSGQGVAWQARLATSSYSVLLPDDGAALTQAGVSVQNHSYGVAAVENYYGLESQAYDQQTRQYPSLLHVFSSGNVGTQTSTEGRYAGIPKVANLTGQFKTSKNTLCVGATDELGQVAPLSSRGPAYDGRIKPELVAYGAGGTSESAALVSGVGALVQQAYQVQQGGLPASALVKAVLLNSADDTGRPGPDFDSGFGQVDAAGAIQTVQARHFFLGSTAAAGLRSFPLTVPVGQQELKVTLAWTDPEASPTAPQALLNDLDLTLVHVASGRRWQPWVLSSYPHPDSLTQLPKRRGDHLNNVEQVSLTVPEAGDYVVQVRGLSVTGTQEFGVAYEYTAPGFEWIRPGAATNLRPGAANILRWSWAGPPTTGQLQYQPLGQSKWRVLQAAVPLGQGNFTWAVPDTTTLARVRLITGSAAFLSDTFTIAPPQTPTVGYACDDEALLLWKRIPGAQRYQIYRLRQDYLEPYLSTADTSLVLDKAQMQVRSYAVAPVFGKILGDRGNTIDFTEQGTACYVKNFLPRTVVTDTVLFDAEVGTLYRLKSLTLERLGAGGAQVIQVVTPVTSRQLTLQDAAPNPGRNEYRLRLELVDGRIIYSQTEEVQFTRPDEVQAYPNPVVAGQPLQLLVAEAADVRVQFYDMTGRLRRQSTESGAIKVLATDGLAKGMYIIKVITATGTIMTTRLVVL; encoded by the coding sequence ATGCCCCACGCCACGAAGCTGTTTTCCCGCCTTTCCTGCTTTCTTATATTCGGTACTATTGCGCTGCTAGGCACTTTTAGCGGGGTAAGAGCCCAGCAAAACCGGCCGGCCGAGCTGAAAATGGCCCCGGCTCTGCGCCGGGCCACCCCGAGTCGGGGACAAACCGTGCGCGTGAGCGTCCGGCAGAAAGAGGCTTTTCTGGCCTGGGCCCGGCAGGCGCTACCCGCCAACTCCGTGCAGGCCGTGCCCCAAGGGAATGGGATTGTGCTGCAGGTGGAAAACCTGACCCAGGCCCAGCTGCAGCAGCTTAGCGTTTCGCCCTACGTCAACTTTGTGGATGTGCCCAACCGCCGGGCCCACGACGAGCGGCAACTCAATCAGTCGGATATGTCGGTCAACCGGATTACGACCGTGCACACCCGCTTTCCGCAGTTTACCGGTTTGGGTCTGACTATTTCCATCAAGGAAGACTCCTTCGACCCCAGCGACATTGACTTCAAGGGCCGCGTAGTGCCCAGCAACCTGTTTAAAACCGCCTTTTCGCCCCACGCCACGGCTATTGCCACCCTTATTGGCGGAGCCGGCAACTCGGCTCCCTCGGGCCAGGGCGTGGCCTGGCAGGCGCGGCTGGCTACTTCCAGCTACAGCGTGCTGCTGCCCGACGACGGAGCGGCTTTGACTCAGGCCGGCGTGTCGGTGCAGAACCATTCCTACGGGGTGGCCGCCGTGGAAAACTACTACGGGCTAGAATCCCAGGCGTACGACCAGCAAACCCGGCAGTATCCGAGCTTGCTGCACGTATTTTCGTCGGGCAACGTGGGCACCCAAACCAGCACCGAGGGCCGGTACGCCGGGATACCCAAGGTGGCCAACCTGACCGGGCAGTTCAAAACATCCAAGAATACGCTCTGCGTAGGTGCCACCGACGAGCTGGGGCAAGTAGCGCCGCTCAGTTCCCGCGGCCCGGCCTACGATGGGCGCATCAAGCCCGAGCTGGTAGCCTATGGCGCCGGCGGCACTTCCGAATCGGCGGCCCTGGTATCGGGCGTGGGCGCCTTAGTGCAGCAGGCTTACCAAGTCCAGCAGGGCGGATTGCCGGCTTCGGCACTGGTCAAGGCCGTGCTGCTCAACAGCGCCGACGACACTGGCCGCCCCGGCCCCGATTTCGACAGCGGCTTTGGGCAGGTAGATGCCGCCGGCGCTATCCAAACGGTGCAGGCGCGACACTTTTTCCTGGGCTCCACGGCGGCGGCCGGCCTCCGCTCGTTTCCCCTAACCGTGCCGGTGGGCCAGCAGGAGCTCAAAGTAACCCTGGCCTGGACCGACCCCGAAGCGTCGCCGACGGCCCCGCAGGCCCTGCTCAACGACCTGGACCTGACCCTGGTGCACGTGGCCTCCGGGCGCCGCTGGCAGCCCTGGGTACTAAGTTCTTATCCGCACCCCGACTCGCTGACCCAGCTGCCCAAGCGCCGCGGCGACCACCTCAACAACGTGGAGCAAGTCAGCCTAACGGTGCCCGAGGCCGGTGACTACGTGGTGCAGGTGCGCGGCCTCAGTGTGACGGGTACCCAGGAATTCGGCGTGGCTTACGAGTACACTGCCCCGGGCTTCGAGTGGATCCGGCCCGGCGCCGCCACCAATCTGCGGCCGGGGGCGGCCAACATTCTGCGTTGGTCCTGGGCCGGGCCGCCCACCACGGGGCAGCTGCAGTACCAGCCCCTGGGCCAAAGCAAGTGGCGGGTGCTGCAGGCGGCCGTACCGCTGGGGCAAGGTAACTTTACCTGGGCTGTGCCCGATACGACCACCCTGGCCCGGGTTCGGCTAATAACCGGCAGCGCGGCATTTCTCTCCGACACGTTTACTATTGCCCCGCCCCAAACGCCCACCGTTGGCTACGCCTGCGACGACGAAGCCCTGCTGCTCTGGAAACGAATTCCCGGGGCGCAGCGCTACCAGATTTACCGCCTGCGCCAGGATTACCTGGAACCTTACCTGAGCACGGCCGACACATCCTTGGTACTCGACAAAGCCCAGATGCAGGTGCGTTCCTACGCCGTGGCGCCGGTTTTTGGCAAAATCCTGGGCGACCGGGGCAACACCATCGACTTTACCGAGCAGGGCACGGCTTGCTACGTCAAAAACTTCCTGCCCCGCACCGTCGTCACCGACACCGTCTTGTTCGACGCGGAAGTCGGCACCTTGTACCGCCTGAAAAGCCTAACCCTGGAGCGGCTGGGCGCCGGTGGAGCTCAGGTTATCCAGGTGGTTACGCCCGTGACTAGCCGGCAGCTCACCTTGCAGGACGCGGCGCCCAACCCGGGCCGCAACGAGTACCGCCTGCGGCTGGAGCTTGTTGATGGCCGCATTATTTACAGCCAGACCGAGGAAGTGCAGTTTACCCGCCCCGATGAGGTGCAGGCGTATCCCAATCCCGTCGTGGCCGGCCAGCCCCTACAGCTACTCGTGGCCGAGGCTGCCGACGTGCGGGTGCAGTTCTACGACATGACTGGCCGCCTGCGCCGCCAAAGCACGGAGTCGGGTGCCATCAAGGTCCTGGCCACGGATGGCCTGGCCAAGGGAATGTATATCATCAAGGTAATTACCGCCACCGGAACCATTATGACCACCCGCCTGGTGGTGCTGTAG
- a CDS encoding cold-shock protein, whose amino-acid sequence MKTGKVKFFNESKGFGFIVQDDTNQDIFVHQTGLIHEIRENDRVTFDVIEGKKGLNAVKVERI is encoded by the coding sequence ATGAAAACTGGCAAAGTGAAATTTTTTAATGAGTCCAAAGGCTTCGGTTTCATCGTTCAGGATGACACTAACCAGGATATTTTTGTCCACCAGACTGGCCTGATCCACGAAATCCGCGAGAATGACCGGGTTACCTTCGACGTTATTGAGGGCAAAAAGGGCCTGAACGCCGTAAAAGTAGAGCGTATCTAA
- a CDS encoding DinB family protein — MSKSAPRTTDFLDQLAAELQALRETTVRRFRPLTDDQLNRRPAPDKWSVGQCLEHLNIVGGHYLPTINRKLKQAQERGSRPSDTVKSGFFGRKLIEAMRQPASEKPLKSPQQYAPSGSRLPRTVVEVFGRQLDELINIVQQARGINANAVRIPNPIIPLLYLRLTDQLEFIVTHLQRHVAQAERVLDNSQK, encoded by the coding sequence ATGAGTAAGTCTGCCCCGCGTACCACCGATTTCCTTGACCAACTGGCGGCTGAGCTGCAAGCGTTGCGGGAAACGACCGTCCGGCGCTTCCGGCCCCTGACCGACGACCAGCTCAACCGGCGGCCTGCCCCCGACAAGTGGAGTGTGGGCCAGTGCCTGGAACACCTCAACATTGTGGGGGGGCACTATCTGCCCACCATCAACCGCAAGCTTAAGCAGGCCCAGGAGCGGGGCAGCCGCCCGTCGGATACCGTAAAATCGGGCTTCTTCGGCCGTAAGCTGATTGAGGCCATGCGCCAACCGGCCAGTGAGAAGCCGCTGAAGTCGCCGCAGCAGTACGCGCCCAGCGGCAGCCGCCTGCCCCGCACGGTGGTGGAGGTATTCGGCCGCCAGCTCGACGAGCTCATCAATATTGTGCAGCAGGCCCGGGGCATCAATGCCAACGCCGTGCGGATTCCCAACCCGATTATTCCCCTGCTCTACCTGCGCCTGACCGACCAGCTGGAGTTCATTGTGACCCACTTGCAGCGCCACGTGGCCCAGGCCGAGCGGGTGCTCGACAACAGTCAGAAGTAG
- a CDS encoding ComEA family DNA-binding protein, producing the protein MKHTPTPPSAAGWLRPIRRYFKFSRRETSGFVGLLLLILLFLALPWLLLPALPRYSPAPDQQELDQLAAELAAQRQVRTFPPRYPRRKYPRYQPVAQVQLAPFDPNTLTAPDWEARGLSHFLAQRVVHFRDVIGGFKAKEQIKRTYGLPDSVYTRLAPYIQLPDQLPPREKKQFAHSYKDGAPAFADRPAGKFPRKPTHLAPFDLNTADTTQLMQIRGIGRGLSRRVVEYRQQLGGFLREDQLAEIYSLRDAPDLVDSLRKYSFVAPGFAPASLEINAAPFEVLQAHPYVGKRLARVIVAFRQQHPPFRQPDDLRQIRILDAETLDKLRPYLRF; encoded by the coding sequence GTGAAACATACCCCTACCCCACCTTCCGCCGCCGGCTGGCTGCGCCCCATTCGCCGCTATTTTAAATTTTCGCGCCGCGAAACCTCGGGCTTCGTGGGCCTCCTCCTGCTCATTCTGCTGTTTCTGGCCTTGCCCTGGCTGCTCTTGCCGGCCCTACCCCGCTACAGCCCCGCCCCCGACCAGCAAGAACTCGACCAGCTGGCCGCCGAGCTAGCAGCCCAGCGCCAGGTTCGCACTTTCCCGCCGCGTTATCCGCGGCGGAAATACCCGCGCTACCAGCCCGTGGCCCAGGTGCAATTAGCGCCTTTCGACCCGAATACCTTAACGGCGCCGGATTGGGAAGCCCGCGGCCTTTCGCACTTCCTGGCCCAGCGGGTGGTGCACTTTCGGGACGTTATCGGCGGGTTTAAAGCTAAAGAGCAGATTAAACGCACTTACGGCCTGCCCGACTCGGTCTACACCCGCCTAGCGCCCTACATCCAGCTGCCCGACCAGCTGCCGCCCCGGGAGAAAAAGCAGTTTGCCCACTCGTATAAGGATGGAGCCCCAGCCTTTGCCGACCGGCCCGCCGGCAAGTTTCCGCGCAAGCCCACCCACCTGGCCCCCTTCGACCTGAACACGGCCGACACCACCCAGCTCATGCAGATTCGCGGCATCGGGCGGGGCTTGTCTAGGCGGGTGGTGGAGTACCGCCAGCAGTTGGGCGGCTTTTTGCGCGAAGACCAGCTCGCCGAAATCTACAGCCTGCGCGACGCCCCCGACCTAGTGGATAGCCTGCGCAAGTACTCCTTTGTGGCCCCGGGCTTTGCACCCGCTTCGCTGGAAATCAACGCGGCCCCGTTTGAGGTGCTACAGGCTCACCCTTACGTAGGCAAGCGCCTGGCCCGGGTAATTGTGGCTTTCCGGCAGCAGCACCCACCCTTCCGCCAGCCCGACGATTTGCGCCAAATCCGGATTCTGGACGCCGAAACCCTGGACAAGCTCCGGCCCTACCTGCGGTTCTAG